One Phoenix dactylifera cultivar Barhee BC4 chromosome 8, palm_55x_up_171113_PBpolish2nd_filt_p, whole genome shotgun sequence genomic window carries:
- the LOC103703031 gene encoding uncharacterized protein LOC103703031, which yields MANGNECTVDIHRMDEQASGPGGGGGRPVSGLRWMATAVKGAGSACFRTLTGPAAGPLIFACVCSALAYGTKRRRKPDVLHRPLPIAALHRSLSIAALHGGEAALERILDAQEARVDKGALDTAAEQMRLLLAKEPMTISYKELHRAAAKLEMSGKEDEAIKMLEKAAQEADEKKQPHEAHELQMLLVEMLIYKGEYKKALGCKCLEDKVISDARGPLYKAIIHSILGDMEKAKECYKEFQDVRSRFHWPESIKEGSPLYGIVHDFGKFEKVVGNLKKEIDHAKTMPK from the exons ATGGCCAACGGGAATGAGTGTACGGTAGACATCCACCGCATGGACGAGCAAGCGTCGGGacctggcggcggcggcggaaggCCGGTGTCGGGGTTACGGTGGATGGCGACGGCGGTGAAGGGGGCGGGGAGCGCCTGCTTTCGCACGCTGACGGGGCCGGCGGCGGGACCGCTCATCTTCGCGTGCGTGTGCTCGGCGCTGGCCTACGGAACCAAGAGGCGGAGGAAGCCGGACGTGCTCCACCGACCGTTGCCCATCGCCGCGCTCCACCGATCGTTGTCCATCGCCGCGCTCCACGGCGGGGAGGCGGCCTTGGAGAGGATCCTGGACGCCCAGGAGGCGCGCGTCGACAAGGGGGCGCTCGACACTGCCGCCGAACAAATGCGGTTGCTGCTCGCAAAGGAGCCCATGactataagctacaaggaattGCAC AGAGCTGCAGCAAAACTGGAGATGAGTGGAAAGGAGGATGAGGCAATAAAAATGTTGGAAAAAGCAGCACAGGAGGCTGACGAAAAGAAGCAGCCTCATGAAGCACACGAGCTTCAAATGTTGCTAGTTGAAATGCTCATATACAAG GGAGAGTACAAGAAGGCTCTAGGGTGCAAGTGCCTTGAGGACAAGGTAATTTCTGATGCCCGAGGTCCCCTTTATAAG GCGATAATTCACTCCATATTGGGTGACATGGAGAAAGCTAAAGAGTGCTACAAGGAGTTTCAGGACGTTCGCAGCCGCTTCCATTGGCCTGAGTCTATTAAGGAGGGATCTCCACTTTATGGCATCGTGCATGATTTCGGCAAATTTGAGAAGGTCGTTGGCAATCTAAAGAAAGAGATCGATCATGCTAAGACCATgcctaaataa
- the LOC108511140 gene encoding uncharacterized protein LOC108511140: MEAMLCLRVPLAPACRPDFLLSHPSQRNPLRRRHFAFPHGGARVAAAARLWAVCFQPPAGEDAGGGRAEGWHRRRGAAVGPVLVLACALRVTGLKHGGRAYCSPPNSSGDVPPTSDQQHGGDESPPFRAGIQRGVGGLTPPPLVNVLSGIFRGGPAAAKEPLELHQLILHRIEDEVRFLHQGFEEPSLLRLLLEHLSDQVDIHGHSSLEASDRGLKTTSSLYKEWEELAENERKYNLGLLLVQIFINQGDHEKAKEVCEDIIKVSPAMDERPRFIMDIIKAMLDVQRMSKRGTTQGGLLLFTKNMIKLIIMIAQWENCYNATMN; the protein is encoded by the exons ATGGAAGCCATGCTCTGCCTCCGCGTGCCCCTCGCTCCGGCATGCAGACCGGACTTCCTCCTCTCCCACCCCTCGCAGAGGAatcccctccgccgccgccactTCGCCTTCCCCCACGGAGGCGCccgggtggcggcggcggcccgGCTGTGGGCAGTGTGCTTCCAACCGCCGGCGGGGGAGGATGCCGGCGGGGGACGGGCGGAAGGATGGCATAGGAGACGCGGGGCTGCGGTGGGCCCGGTCTTGGTCCTGGCTTGCGCCCTGCGCGTCACCGGTTTGAAGCACGGGGGACGTGCGTATTGTTCGCCTCCGAATTCAAGCGGTGACGTGCCCCCGACTTCCGACCAACAGCATGGCGGCGACGAAAGCCCTCCGTTCCGTGCAGGCATACAGAGAGGGGTTGGGGGCTTAACTCCGCCGCCATTGGTGAACGTGCTGTCGGGCATATTCAGAGGAGGACCTGCGGCTGCCAAGGAGCCACTCGAGCTTCATCAGCTCATCCTCCATCGAATCGAGGACGAAGTTCGATTTTTGCATCAGGGGTTCGAGGAACCAAGCTTGCTGCGTTTGTTGCTGGAACACCTGTCCGATCAAGTGGATATCcat GGGCACTCTTCTTTGGAAGCGAGTGACAGAGGactgaaaacaacaagttcattATATAAAGAATGGGAGGAACTCGCTGAAAATGAGAGGAAATACAACCTAGGATTGTTATTGGTCCAAATATTCATCAATCAG GGAGACCATGAAAAGGCTaaggaagtatgtgaggatatTATCAAAGTTTCACCTGCGATGGATGAAAGACCTCGATTCATCATG GATATTATAAAGGCGATGTTGGACGTGCAGAGAATGTCGAAACGAGGAACGACACAAGGTGGTTTACTACTGTTCACCAAGAATATGATAAAACTTATCATCATGATAGCACAGTGGGAAAACTGTTATAATGCTACAATGAATTAA
- the LOC103715960 gene encoding uncharacterized acetyltransferase At3g50280-like produces the protein MPSPPPPVHQLSTCMVKPPPLPSKRCHLTPWDLAMFSAHHIQKGLLFANLPPSLSTDQIIDRLKSSLSTALLHFYPLAGRLVTEEARDENQKVTGIFWSIDCNGEGAEFIHAIAHEATVADVLSPADDVPSFIRSFFPLDGAVGHDGHAQPLLAVQLTELADGIFLGCSFNHTVGDGTSYWNFFNAWAQIARTKGVAALSRPPVHDRWFIDGYDNPPIKLPFSHPDDFIERFSPPPLREKIFHFSAQSIAQLKARANQACGTNSISSFQALSALVWRSITRTRNLPADQKTSCRLAAQNRSRLSPPLSPDYFGNSIYPIIATTTVGELLNHDLGWAAWLLKRSVAELNDSGIRDKLRAWMARPVVYRLSMFDRFSVMMGSSPRFDVYGCEFGWGKAVAARSGSANKFDGKVTSYSGWEGGGSVDLEICLVPESMSVLESDEEFRSAVCPPLELGMLLQGTNQYP, from the coding sequence ATGCCTTCGCCTCCACCTCCAGTCCACCAACTCTCCACATGCATGGTGAAACCCCCACCACTCCCTTCCAAGCGCTGCCACCTGACGCCATGGGATCTCGCCATGTTCTCCGCCCATCACATCCAAAAGGGCCTCCTCTTCGCCAACCTCCCGCCTTCTCTCTCCACCGACCAAATCATTGACCGCCTCAAATCCTCCCTCTCCACGGCCCTCCTTCATTTCTATCCCCTCGCCGGCCGTTTGGTGACCGAAGAGGCGCGCGATGAGAACCAGAAGGTGACCGGCATCTTCTGGTCCATCGATTGCAACGGAGAAGGCGCGGAATTCATCCACGCCATTGCCCACGAAGCTACAGTCGCCGACGTGCTATCCCCCGCCGACGACGTCCCCTCCTTCATCCGATCCTTCTTCCCCCTTGACGGTGCCGTCGGCCATGACGGCCACGCTCAACCTCTGCTCGCCGTCCAGCTCACCGAGCTGGCGGATGGCATCTTCCTCGGATGCTCCTTCAACCATACCGTTGGAGATGGCACCTCCTACTGGAACTTCTTCAACGCATGGGCCCAGATCGCCCGGACCAAAGGAGTCGCCGCCCTCTCTCGCCCTCCTGTCCACGACCGCTGGTTCATCGACGGCTATGACAACCCTCCCATCAAACTACCCTTCTCCCACCCTGATGACTTCATCGAGAGATTCTCTCCACCTCCCCTCCGGGAGAAGATCTTCCACTTCTCAGCCCAGTCCATTGCCCAGCTGAAAGCCAGAGCCAACCAAGCGTGCGGCACCAACTCCATCTCCTCTTTCCAAGCTCTTTCCGCCCTCGTGTGGAGGTCCATCACCAGAACCCGCAACCTGCCGGCCGACCAGAAGACGAGCTGCAGGCTGGCCGCCCAGAACCGGAGCCGGTTGAGCCCGCCCCTCTCGCCCGACTATTTCGGCAACTCGATCTACCCCATCATTGCCACGACGACGGTGGGCGAGCTATTGAACCACGACCTTGGGTGGGCCGCGTGGCTGCTGAAGCGGTCCGTGGCGGAGCTCAACGACAGCGGGATCCGGGACAAGTTGAGGGCCTGGATGGCCCGGCCCGTGGTGTACCGGCTAAGCATGTTCGACCGGTTCAGCGTGATGATGGGGAGCTCGCCCCGGTTCGACGTGTATGGGTGCGAGTTCGGGTGGGGGAAGGCGGTGGCGGCGCGGAGCGGGAGCGCGAACAAGTTCGACGGGAAGGTGACGTCGTACTCGGGttgggagggaggggggagcGTGGATCTGGAGATTTGCCTGGTTCCCGAGTCGATGAGCGTGCTGGAGTCGGACGAGGAGTTTAGGAGCGCCGTTTGTCCTCCGTTAGAGCTGGGGATGCTGCTGCAAGGCACCAACCAGTACCCTTAA
- the LOC103715948 gene encoding uncharacterized acetyltransferase At3g50280-like isoform X2, protein MLFIWSTRGQDVEKTVDKKPHSENCGGGWHFRLANAMPSPPHPVHHLSTCTVKPPPLPPKRFHLTPWDLAMFSCHYIQKGLLFANLPPSLSTDQIIDRLKSSLSTALLHFYPLAGRFVTEEARDENQKVTGIFWSIDCNGEGAEFIHAIAREVTVSDVLSPSDDVPSFVQSFFPLDGAVDHDGHAQPLLAVQLTELADGIFIGCSFNHAVGDGTSYWNFFNAWAQITRTKGVAALSRPPVYDRWFIDGYDNPPVKLPFSHPDDFIERFSPPPLREKIVHFSAQSIAQLKARANQARGTNSISSFQALSALVWRSITRTRNLPADQKTSCRMAAQNRARLSPPLSPDYFGNSMYPIIATTTVGELLNHDLGWAAWLLNRTVAEHDDSAIRDKLRAWMARPVVYRLSMFDRFSVMMGSSPRFDVYGCEFGWGKAVAARSGSANKFDGKVTSYSGWEGGGSVDLEICLVPESMSVLESDEEFRSAVCPPLELGVLLQGTNQYP, encoded by the coding sequence ATGTTATTTATATGGAGCACCCGAGGACAGGATGTAGAGAAAACGGTGGACAAGAAACCGCATTCAGAAAACTGCGGCGGCGGCTGGCACTTTAGGTTGGCCAACGCAATGCCTTCGCCTCCACATCCAGTCCACCACCTCTCCACATGCACGGTGAAACCCCCACCACTCCCTCCCAAGCGCTTCCACCTGACGCCATGGGATCTCGCCATGTTCTCCTGCCATTACATCCAAAAGGGCCTCCTCTTCGCCAACCTCCCGCCTTCCCTCTCCACCGACCAAATCATCGACCGCCTCAAATCCTCCCTCTCCACGGCTCTCCTTCATTTCTATCCCCTCGCCGGCCGTTTCGTGACCGAAGAGGCGCGCGATGAGAACCAGAAGGTGACCGGCATCTTCTGGTCCATCGATTGCAACGGAGAAGGCGCGGAATTCATCCACGCCATTGCTCGCGAAGTTACAGTCTCCGACGTGCTATCCCCTTCCGACGACGTCCCCTCCTTcgtccaatccttcttcccccTTGACGGTGCCGTCGACCATGACGGCCACGCTCAACCGCTGCTCGCCGTCCAGCTCACCGAGCTGGCGGATGGCATCTTCATCGGATGCTCCTTCAACCATGCCGTTGGAGATGGCACCTCCTACTGGAACTTCTTCAACGCATGGGCCCAGATCACCCGGACCAAAGGAGTCGCCGCCCTCTCTCGCCCTCCTGTTTACGACCGCTGGTTCATCGACGGCTATGACAACCCTCCCGTCAAACTACCCTTCTCCCACCCTGATGACTTCATCGAGAGATTCTCTCCGCCTCCCCTCCGGGAGAAGATCGTCCACTTCTCAGCCCAGTCCATTGCCCAGCTGAAAGCCAGAGCCAACCAAGCGCGCGGCACCAACTCCATCTCCTCTTTCCAAGCTCTTTCCGCCCTCGTGTGGAGGTCCATCACCAGAACCCGCAACCTGCCGGCCGACCAGAAGACGAGCTGCAGAATGGCCGCCCAGAACCGGGCCCGGTTGAGCCCGCCCCTCTCGCCCGACTATTTCGGCAACTCGATGTACCCCATCATTGCCACGACGACGGTGGGCGAGCTATTGAACCACGACCTTGGGTGGGCCGCCTGGCTGCTGAATCGGACCGTGGCGGAGCACGACGACAGCGCGATCCGGGACAAGTTGAGGGCCTGGATGGCCCGGCCCGTGGTGTACCGGCTAAGCATGTTCGACCGGTTCAGCGTGATGATGGGGAGCTCGCCCCGGTTCGACGTGTATGGGTGCGAGTTCGGGTGGGGGAAGGCGGTGGCGGCGCGGAGCGGGAGCGCGAACAAGTTCGACGGGAAGGTGACGTCGTACTCGGGttgggagggaggggggagcGTGGATCTGGAGATTTGCCTGGTTCCCGAGTCGATGAGCGTGCTGGAGTCGGACGAGGAGTTTAGGAGCGCCGTTTGTCCTCCGTTAGAGCTGGGGGTGCTGCTGCAAGGCACCAACCAGTACCCTTAA
- the LOC103715948 gene encoding pentatricopeptide repeat-containing protein At1g06140, mitochondrial-like isoform X1, whose protein sequence is MHHPQFPPPALSRHTALLPNPFKIDCHGFRRTSHACGLTIVPSLTYNSLLFVHAHNCDNNQSQSTRPLPSSQTQTKLWESRIELQLRKSNYQKCISLYYQIVDELIAPSPATVVHVLMACSSLSDLKNLRLVHNDILRLKLESHSSVAAGLLDGYFKCGLPEAAHRLFDTMPRRDVVSWTIVISHSYKSGNFDEAIHYFRAMIDEGVSPDDVALVSILSALKHCGRLRHGSEVHGYLMRRFGKLSKATISSLVDFYAKLGRMDCADRFLSQTIEPNVVAWTALMTGYTRVQDMNGALQTYLKMVSSHIVPTERTISCALGAVSKLGFLRIGTQIHGYIVKRQFELDDHILSGLIDMYSICGAPSYICRQLFDQMFIKNVVSWTTMILAYGRSGEGHAALQLFNDMQAAGVCPDSVAFTAILSACSSSSMLHDGLSYFNSMILDYTMKPREEHYACLRGLLAKDGRLKEAYEAIESTALRDDKGTWEAFLGACRVHGNTSYGEIAATKLVELESDNSTASTVGSDDAGSLLTS, encoded by the coding sequence ATGCACCATCCCCAGTTCCCTCCACCGGCTCTCTCTCGCCACACCGCCCTCCTTCCAAATCCGTTCAAGATCGATTGCCATGGATTTCGCAGGACCTCCCATGCCTGCGGTCTAACTATTGTTCCTTCGCTCACCTATAACTCTTTGCTTTTTGTCCATGCACATAACTGCGACAACAACCAAAGCCAAAGCACTCGCCCGCTTCCATCCTCCCAAACTCAAACCAAGCTCTGGGAGTCCAGAATCGAGCTTCAACTGCGGAAGAGCAACTACCAGAAGTGCATCTCCTTGTACTACCAAATCGTAGATGAACTCATCGCGCCGAGCCCAGCGACAGTAGTCCATGTCCTCATGGCCTGCTCCTCGCTGTCAGACCTCAAAAACTTGAGGCTCGTGCACAATGACATCTTACGCCTCAAACTGGAGTCCCATAGCTCCGTCGCTGCTGGCCTACTAGATGGCTACTTCAAATGTGGATTGCCTGAGGCAGCGCACCGGCTGTTCGACACAATGCCTCGCAGAGATGTTGTTTCTTGGACCATTGTCATATCCCATAGTTACAAAAGCGGGAACTTTGACGAGGCGATTCATTATTTTAGAGCGATGATCGATGAAGGTGTGTCTCCAGATGATGTTGCTCTTGTTAGCATCTTGTCAGCTTTGAAACATTGTGGTCGGCTAAGGCATGGCTCCGAGGTCCATGGCTACTTGATGAGAAGGTTTGGTAAATTAAGCAAAGCTACTATCAGCTCACTGGTAGATTTCTATGCCAAGCTTGGTAGGATGGATTGTGCGGATCGGTTTTTGAGTCAAACCATCGAACCTAATGTTGTGGCCTGGACCGCATTGATGACAGGCTACACTCGTGTGCAAGAtatgaatggcgccttgcagaCATACCTGAAGATGGTTAGTTCTCACATTGTACCAACTGAGAGGACCATCAGTTGTGCTCTCGGAGCTGTTTCCAAACTGGGTTTTCTTCGAATTGGGACTCAGATCCATGGATATATAGTTAAAAGACAGTTTGAGTTGGATGATCATATTTTGAGCGGTCTGATTGACATGTACAGCATATGTGGGGCTCCCTCCTATATTTGTCGGCAGCTCTTTGATCAAATGTTCATTAAAAATGTGGTGTCTTGGACCACCATGATATTGGCCTATGGCCGCAGTGGAGAAGGGCATGCCGCACTCCAACTATTTAATGACATGCAAGCAGCAGGTGTTTGTCCGGACTCTGTTGCTTTCACAGCAATCCTTTCTGCATGTAGTTCGTCCAGTATGTTACATGATGGATTAAGCTACTTTAATTCGATGATTCTAGATTACACGATGAAGCCAAGGGAAGAGCACTATGCTTGTTTGAGAGGTTTGCTTGCAAAGGATGGGAGATTAAAAGAAGCATATGAAGCAATTGAAAGTACAGCTTTGAGAGATGACAAGGGCACTTGGGAGGCCTTCTTGGGGGCTTGCAGGGTTCATGGGAATACAAGTTATGGTGAAATTGCCGCAACAAAACTCGTTGAGTTAGAGTCAGATAATTCTACAGCCAGCACTGTGGGATCAGATGACGCTGGTAGCTTACTGACTTCATAA